Proteins co-encoded in one Pseudochaenichthys georgianus chromosome 22, fPseGeo1.2, whole genome shotgun sequence genomic window:
- the LOC139436025 gene encoding piggyBac transposable element-derived protein 3-like produces MAANTRDNSSGSSKYKPRQERFSVQRALELLGLIDGDNSDLEDLSDNDDPILDANYQPPPQEQISSEDEDDSSDDEDPIPQPTEHSRGRSGTGTDTGSSRTPRRRRQTQQIEADRSDDDSEEPTPGPSTQGQPNKDEVYHFFGACILMSCIRYPTIRMYWSKALRITAITDRFTCDRFFRLRGSIKVLIDDDVPEDLRKRDKFWKVRPFLDRILQGCKSQNRPDCASTDEQMIPFTGACPYRQYLPMKPNPVGIKNFVCATAYGIVLDFDLYQGKGALLEQVEEEEVGLGLGGLVLASLCQTLHRGTKVYCDRFFTSIRCVEQMMKKEMYITGTIMKNRLAGAKEKLPSDKTMKNTGRGTSSELSTEDGKMCLVKWYDNKPVLMMSVVHGTEPEDTCQCWDKKLKQYVTVSRPSIVREYNLKMGGVDLIDRMISYYRMSARTKKWTMQMLMHFTDLALANSWLLYRKDLAICAAPKKSIMQFLEFRTEMATTLLAQHHGQGSDADLSEQSEEEDNSNQRKKRPVMAVPHVSVRRRANAHLPEMISLKNAARCRVAGCTGRTRVRCVTCKVFLCLQGDRNCYTAFHT; encoded by the exons ATGGCAGCAAACACAAGGGATAATTCAAGTGGCAGCTCCAAATACAAACCTCGACAAG AGCGTTTTTCTGTGCAAAGAGCATTGGAGCTACTTGGGTTAATTGATGGAGACAACTCAGATTTGGAAGACTTGTCTGACAACGATGATCCCATCCTGGATGCCAATTATCAACCCccaccacaggagcaaatcagcAGTGAGGATGAGGATGACAGTAGTGATGATGAGGACCCCATTCCTCAGCCCACTGAGCACAGCAGAGGAC GTTCAGGGACAGGGACAGATACAGGTTCATCCCGCACTCCCAGACGGCGCCGTCAAACTCAGCAGATCGAGGCTGATCGCTCCGATGATGACTCGGAAGAGCCAACACCAGGACCAAGCACTCAGGGACAGCCCAATAAAG ATGAGGTTTACCACTTTTTTGGTGCCTGTATTTTGATGTCCTGCATCCGATACCCAACAATCAGGATGTACTGGTCCAAAGCCTTGAGAATCACTGCCATCACTGACAGATTCACGTGCGACAGATTCTTCAGACTGAGGGGATCAATAAAAGTGCTAATTGATGATGATGTGCCAGAAGATCTGAGGAAGAGGGACAAATTCTGGAAGGTGAGGCCTTTTCTGGATCGGATTCTGCAAGGCTGCAAGTCTCAGAATCGACCTGATTGCGCATCTACTGATGAGCAGATGATTCCTTTCACAGGAGCCTGTCCATACAGACAATATCTGCCAATGAAGCCAAACCCAGTTGGCATCAAGAACTTCGTTTGTGCTACAGCATATGGCATTGTGCTGGACTTTGATCTGTATCAAGGTAAAGGTGCACTTCTTGAGCAGGTCGAAGAAGAAGAGGTGGGCCTGGGGTTGGGAGGCTTAGTCTTGGCTAGTCTGTGTCAAACTCTGCATCGTGGCACGAAAGTGTATTGTGACCGGTTCTTCACAAGCATCCGATGTGTGGAACAAATGATGAAGAAGGAGATGTACATTACTGGTACAATAATGAAGAACCGACTTGCTGGCGCGAAGGAGAAGCTACCCTCTGACAAAACcatgaaaaacacaggaagaGGTACCTCATCAGAACTTTCCACTGAAGATGGAAAGATGTGTCTAGTGAAGTGGTACGACAACAAACCAGTATTGATGATGTCTGTTGTTCATGGCACAGAGCCTGAAGACACCTGCCAGTGCTGGGACAAGAAATTGAAACAATATGTGACTGTCTCGCGACCAAGCATTGTCCGTGAGTACAACCTCAAGATGGGTGGAGTTGATTTGATTGATAGAATGATTAGCTACTATCGCATGAGCGCCCGTACTAAGAAGTGGACGATGCAGATGCTAATGCACTTCACGGATCTGGCTTTAGCCAACAGCTGGCTACTCTACCGCAAAGACCTCGCAATATGTGCTGCACCAAAGAAGAGCATCATGCAGTTCCTGGAGTTCCGTACGGAAATGGCTACGACCCTCTTGGCCCAGCATCACGGTCAAGGAAGCGATGCAGACCTCTCTGAACAGTCAGAGGAAGAAGACAACTCAAATCAAAGGAAGAAACGTCCTGTGATGGCAGTTCCCCATGTCTCGGTCCGCAGGAGGGCGAATGCCCATCTCCCAGAGATGATCAGCCTGAAGAACGCGGCGCGCTGCAGGGTAGCAGGCTGCACTGGAAGAACCCGAGTGCGTTGTGTGACCTGCAAAGTGTTCTTGTGCTTGCAAGGCGATCGCAACTGTTACACAGCCTTTCACACATAG